AGGAGAAGCGATCAGCATTCTGATAGGCAAACCGCCGTTACTTCTAATCTCTCCTTCTTTCCGCTCCGTCCGACCGCTTTCCCAAATCCGGATTTTTCCATCCAGGGAGATCTCCCTGACATGCCCGGGGATTTCCGCCCAATACAGGGAATACTTTCTTGCCAAAGGTAGAAAGACCAACATGCCGAAGGGAGCGAAAACCCAGGTCACTGAGGTCGTAAAGAAAAGCGCCGGTGAAATATTCCGATAGGAGATCTCGGGCGTGAACTTATCGGAGCATATGTATCCCCAAAGCTGAGGCTCGATCGTCATGAAAATAAGCACGAAACTGAGATACCACCCCCAAGTTCGCAGGCTTTTAAAATCGGGATTCTTTCCGATGAATTGGTACGCTACCCAAAAACAGGAAGGATTGATAAAATAACCCAGGATCCAATCCGCTAGAAACTCCGGTGGAACTCCCTCGATCAGATCGGAAAGGCCGTAAGCGAAGGGAACAACGACCAACGCAGGGTATCCGAAAAGGACGATGCACAAAAAAACGGAAAGATCCTTTACGGATTCGAAGGTCTGGGCGCCGGGAACGAGTACGATCAAAGAGCCTAGATACCCCGTAACGAATACGCTCACGAACGTCAGGCCCATGCTATACAATGCCTGAGAATCCCAGATCTGTCTTTCTCTGGCGATCCCCCATTTACCGTTCGGACGAAATGTCAGTCCTCCGTAAGCGCAGAGCATCAATAAAACTCCGACGAGATAGCCGAAACGCCCCCAAACCTCGAGTAACGGAAGAGGCAGAAAACCGAAAACTCCTTCCAACCATTTTAGGAAAAGGTTCATAACGGAAGAATATTTCCTTTAACGGCAGTCGCTAAAATCGGGTAAAATCCGCAGAGGTTCATCTCGAAGTACCGAACCGATCCGTGATACAAAAGACCGAAAACAAAAGCCAGAATAAATCTTTGTTCAGATTTGGTCCGGAGAACTTTCTACTGCCATGGATCTTATCTCTTTATAGAAGGAGAGGGAATTCCGAGCCAATGCTAATTCCGATTTTGCGTTTGCGAGTTCCCACTTTAGTGCGCGTACTTCCGATTTCAAAAGTCCGGTTTCGGAGACGAGTTCTTTCGTTCTATTCCGAAGGCGGAGCGTTTCCGTTTTTTGAACTTTGACTTTGACGAGGAGTTTCCAGATAAAAATCACGTTCTTTATCGATCTGGAAATCTTAAGCGATTCGGAGAATTGGGAATTTTTTTCCTTCATGACCAAAGACTTCCGCAATCCTCTCAAACGATAGGACTCCCCTGTCGTCTGCTCGAAATAGCGAAGGTTAAACCAATTAGGAGCGCTCATGTTCGTTTAATAAAAATCAGAAACGTAAGGCGGGTTCAAAACCGAGATCGAAAAGTCCTACGAGGACGGAACGAACCGCTTGACCTATTTAGCAAATCTTAAAATATAAGCCGTGGCTATACTGCCTCTGTGCGGGATTCTGCATTCGTAAAAGAAGACCACACCGGATACGTCCTGAAAACTTTCGGCTACATTGTAGCGTTTTTCAATAATAAAAAGGTTCAGTAGATAAAAAAGTTTTGAAGACTCCCGCGGAACGATTTCAGTATATTTTAAACAATTTCGACGGTACTCAGGAAGAATTCGGAAGAACGATTCGTAAATCCAGACAACTGATCGGTGCGTATGCTGCCGGTAAGCGGACGATTCCGGAGGCAACTGCCCTCGTAATCGAACTGGTTCACGGATACAGTAAGGAATGGTTGTTAAGCGGAGTCGGTATAGAAAAAGCCGACGTTTTGAACAATCCGATAAAAGCGCTGCATCAAAAAGATTCTGACAGAAGGTTGATTCAAAAAATCAACGCAAAGGAAGGGATCATCGAGGTGGTCGAAGACCTCATGCAACTTTCATCGAACGACTTGGAGACCATCCACCGGGCAATCAAAAGCCTGATCAAACCGACCAACCAATAAGATCTATTTGAAATGTTTGCCGAAGATCTTCACAAGGATATCGGCGCGCTCCCGGTAAGGCAAATCCATCGCCTCTCCCAAACGATAATCGTGAGCGATCATACTCATCGTTAAGCGTCTCTTTCTCGCATGATCCTGCACTTCGTAATCCGCAGGATCGGTCAATTTGTAAAAGAAACCGTAAATCGGCTTGGTCAAGCGGACGAAATGAGGTAATTCCGGCTCGTATACGGAAAAAGTTCTCAGCTTGAAAGCGTTGCAATTTACGATCGCTACGGTCCAAATGAAGATCCCTAAGATGGAGCCGATCGCAGCCTGTTCCCCCGAAAAAATCCCGTAACGAGTCGGATTGATCCAGATGTACCAACCTACGGCAAGAATGGGAGGGAGAAGGCCGAGTAGGAGAAGAACGGAACTCGCTCTCGTCTTTCCCCGAGAATGAATCGCGTTCCTTCCGAATTTGTAAATAGCAATCACGAATAATAACAGAGAATGCAACAGAATGCCTGGATACACAAAAGTACCGGTAAACCTTACTGATTCCCCCGGGTTGGATATTAAAGTCAGCACGTTCAATCTCAGACTTTCTTCCAGAAAAAAAGAAATCAGAACGAGATGAGGTGCCAGCCACTTCCAATTCGGCTTATAGGACTTCGAGTTATAGGATAGGGAAATGAGATAGATCAAAAAAGGCGCGGGTATACTTGCGGCTAATCCCAAATTGATAAGCGCATTCAACCAGGAATAAGGAACCACTTCTCTCAGGATAAAGGAGGAGAACCAAAACCCCATAAACGTAGTCATCATTCCGAACTGGATCTGCACGGCCCTCCTCGGAGTCGGAATCAGAATCAAAGCTCCGAAAGCTACGAAGAAAAGGGCCGCACACAAATTCAATGCGACGACATTATCCGATGCAATAATTGACATGCTTGAGCCTTATTTAAATTAATAAAAGAGGCAATTTCAAGCAAACTTTTTTTAGGAATTTCTATCGTTTTAAATAGTACTAATTCCCCGTTGCAAAGAAAATTCGGAAAGTAAATCGGTCCCGGGTATTCGACACAATGTATCGCACCGGATGCAAGATACACTCTCTCGATCCCTTTGCGAAAAGGACTGTACATTCCGAAAACCCTGGAATAATTGCGCTTAACGCAATAATCGGCGACGCATCCGCAATTCAGAAAAGCCGCATACGATCCTCTAGGTGTTCTTAAAAAAGCGACGGAATTCCAGTCGGCAACGTTTCTATCCAGCACTGCGTATCTACGAGGTTCGGATCCGTGGATGACTCCGATCTCTAGAGGAATCAGATTATTGGGGCGCTTTTCGACGACTCGCATAACGGAAAAAATTTCTTCCCCCTTCATCATCGCGAACCAGACGGACCAAGGATCTAGATCGAACGTGCGCCATTCCGAATCCTGGTTGCCCACTTCTTCGTTTGCCTTCTTTAAAAATTCCTTAATTCTCGAAATCAAAGGTGCGCCTGACCAGGCATTCACTTTCCAACATTCCAGGGATTCGTTTTTCCAATACATCGAAACCCCGGCTGGAGATTCTTCTCTTTCTATTTCTTGCGATATAAACATATTTTCCTCCAAAAGGGATATTAAACCCCAGTGCAATTATGGCAGGAGCATGTCGGTTTGAAAAGAGTAAGATTTGGTTTCCGGATCGGTGCGGGACGAAATTCCTCTGCTCGAAAAGCGGGAAATTCCGCGCCTAGGAAACCGCCCTAACGGGGAATTATGACGTTTTCACTTCCCGATCCGAACGGGTTCTCGGTTGTTCGGAATCCCCATTCGTTTCAATACGAAGGATCGGTTAACAATCTATGTTTCACGACTTTTCTTGATTCGAACTTTTTATTGGAAAAAAATTGCAAAGAAAATCCGTCCCAGATAAATTTGGATCCCATTTTTATCCGTCTTAATCTATGATACATCACACTAATTTCTGGAAGGAAAACTAGAATGAGCAGAACCTTATTCAATTCCATTCTCGCAGTGGCCCTCTCGGTCGTTGCAGGAATCGGATGCCATAAATCCACCGGTAGCAGCAACAACGCCGGAACGCTTTTGGCCATGATCGCGGAACAAAGCCAGATCGGAAATGCGGTCGGCACCGGTATGAATTCGGTCACCAATGCCACATCCGGATCTACGGACGGAAGCGGGACCGGAGTAGCTTTATTTTCCCCGATCGGCCCAGTACAGGCCGTGGCGCAAAACAAGAAGGATTATTCGTCCTACTTGGCGAGATTGTTCTCCAGTCCCTTGGAAGCGACGGTATACACGCTGAATTGTCCGAAAGGCGGAACTGCGACACGTACTCCGCAAAGCTCCGATTTGACCACTGCGGCAACGGTCAACGTGGTATGGACATACTCCAATTGCGCTTTCGGCCCCGGCATCAGCATGAACGGAACCTTGGAAAACGATTGGACCGGACTCGCCGCGACCGCAACTCCTGTCCAAAGCGGTACGGTATTGAACGTCGCCTCTTCCGTCACTCTCTCGGACTCCGCATTGGGAGCATCCTTAACCGAATCCGCAAGTACGAATTCTCTCGGAACGGGAATTGTAAACCCCCAAATCAACGTGGCACATGTGCTTACGTTTTCGAGCGCGACTGCCTATACGATCAATACCAATATTACCAGATCCGGAACGATTTTCGGAAAGGTGATTTTCTCCCATACGGTGACCACACCTACTCCTCTGAATTTGACGTTCAACAAAGCCGGAGGAACGAGAACGGTCAATTCCGGCGTCCAAACGATCAAACACAATTTGGCGAACTTTACCGTCTCGCTCACGTATTCCAGCGTGGTTTATTCGTACACCACCTGCCAACCGACCAGCGGTTCGATCAGCTTTACGGTCAGCGGGAACAGAAACGGTTCGGGCACCGTTTCGTTTAACAACGGAGTGGCGACATATACGTATACCCCGACCACTGCTTCAAGCGGTGACAAGAGCGAATCCGGAACGGTCAGCGTACGCGGATGTAGCATGAATTAAGATCTTCTTAGGTCTGCGAGAATTCCTTTTTTCTCGCGGACCTCCCTTTCCAAAAAAGAAAAATCAATCCGTCATGCTTTGAAAAAGAAATAAGATCCCGGAAATTTTATTTTCCTGCAGAATCGTCTTCGTGACGCAATCCACCCATTTTCTCTTTCCCTGTCTATTTACAAGAATCACGTTTTTGAAATAGATACGCGAGCCGTTACCGGATAAAAGTGAGGAAATCGGATCCAGACTGATATCCTTTTCCACGGTCGATACCAGTTGAAAAAGTTCCCGGACGTTTCTCCCTTTCCCTTCCAAACTCGTCCAACCGGTCAGTTTTTCCGAATACGGATTCATAAACGTTACGTTTCCCTCTAGATCCGTGGCGATGAGTCCTTCCGGAATACTGTCCAGAATGGAAGATAACATACTTTGCTGCCGCTTTAACTCCTGGTCCATGGAATGTTTGTAAAGAGCCATCTCTATGGCGATATGCAATTCCCTAGTCTGAAACGGTTTCAGAATATATCCGTAAGGTTCCGTCGCCTTGGACCGAATCACGGAATAATCGTCAGCGTAGGCGGTAAGATAGATTAACGGAACGTCGATCTCGGAACGGATTTCCGCAGCGGCTTCGATCCCGTCGATGACGCTGTTGGACAGCATGATATCGAAAATCATGATGTCCGGTCGAACCTCCTTCGCGATCCGTACGGCTTCCGCTCCTTTCGTGGCGATAATCGGAGGTTTGTATCCGATATTCATGAGCCTATGCTTTAGATCTCTTGCGACGATATTCTCGTCTTCGACGATCAGAATCTGCGGCCACTTTTTCATTCTACGGCTTTCCCTTTGTCCCTGAATTCCAATCTGAATTTGGTTCCGCCTTCCCGATCCAAAGTCAAAGTGCCTTCTATCTGCTCAGCAAGAGCGTTCACGAGCTGCAGTCCGAGCGAATCCGTTTTTTTGAAATCTACATCCTGGGGAAAACCGACTCCGTCGTCGGCTACGGTCATTATATAAGATTCGTTTTCCAACGCTTTCATTTGAATGGACACTTTACCGGAATCTTGTTCCTTAAATCCGTATTTTAAGGAATTCGTAACGAGTTCCGTGACGATCAACCCGCAATGGATGGCGGAATCCAGACTTAAAAACACTTGATCCGCGTCGATCTCGAACGAGATTCTGGAATCGATCCGATACGTGCGGAGCAGATTGGAGACCAGGTTATTCAAATACTGGCGGAAATTCATCCTTGCCAGATCCTCGTTTTGATAAAGCAGTTCGTGGATGAGCGCGATGGATCTGATTCTGAACTGGGAGTCCTCGAAAATCTCGTAGGATTTCCGATCCGTAATATAATTCCCTTGCAGACTCAAAATGCTGGAAACTACTTGCAGATTATTTTTTACCCTATGATGGATTTCCCGCAATAGTATCTCCTTTTCTCGTAGGGATACTTTCAGAGCGCTCTCGGCTCTCGTACGCTCCGCAATTTCCTTGACCAATTCCTCGTTTACCCGATGAAGTTCCCTCGTCCTTTCCTTGACTCTGAGTTCCAGTTGGTCCCGGCTCTGCCTCAGCATCTCCTCCTGATAGGCTAGCATTTTATTTTTCTTATATAATTCCACGAATACGGAAACTTTGGATCTTAGGATTTCCGGCGCGATCGGTTTGACCAAAAAATCCACCGCTCCTAAGGAATATCCTTTGAACATTCCCGTCTCACTGCCTCCGTAGGCGGTCAAAAAGATGATCGGAATATGCGCGCATTTCTCCCTCTGTCGGATCAAAGAAGCCACTTCGAAACCGTCCAGTCCGGGCATACGCACATCCATAAAGATCAGAGCAAAATCGTCCGGTTCCAATAGCGCCTTCAACGCCTCGACTCCGGACTGAGCCTTCACGATCCTTACTTCAAGATTTGCGAAAATGTGTTCTAAGATCCTGAGATTTTCGGGATTATCGTCCACCACCAGGATATCTACCTTGTGATTCGAATCCATAAAAAACGCCTACGTAAAACAAACCCTGAGAAGGGATAATAGTCCGTTTACATCCACCGGTTTCGTGACGTAGTACGTCGCCCCCGCTTCCATACACTTTTCTCGATCTCCTTTCATCGCCTTTGCAGTGAGTGCAAAAATGGGCAAATTCCGGAAAGTAGATAGAGAACGGATCGTTCGGATCGCCTCATATCCGTCCATATCCGGCATCATGACGTCCATAAGAACGATCTCTACGTCGTTCATCCTCTGTAAAATGTCGATTCCGTTCTTAGCGCTTTCCGCATATACGATTCTCATCTTACTTTGCTCCAACATGCTTGTCAAAGCGAAAATATTACGTACGTCGTCGTCAACTATCAAAACTTTATGATTTTCTAAAATATCTTTTAAATTCTCCCTTTTATGCGAGTCTTCCATTCCTTCTAATTCCGAAGGTTCGGAGGAAGAGAGATGCAAAAATACGTGTAGAGCGTTATTCAACTGTCCTCTGCTCTCCACCTCGACCAAAGCCGTTTGACTCTTCAGATTCCGAATCAAATCCCTCTTTTCTAGATCCGCATTCCCGTTTTTGTACAAAACTACTGGCACAGGCTTGATTTCGGACTCCCAGATCGTGCGGATCGAATTCGATTCTTCGTCGAGCAAATCGGACAGAACGACCAGGCAATCTAGATCCTCCCTTCTGCCCGTTCGAATCGCATCCTCGAGATTGTCGGCGAATTTTACGGTAACACCTCTCGATTCCAAGGTAGTCCTGCATTCTTCTAAAATTTCGTTCCTTCCGGTAAAAACGACCGTCTTCGATTTTTTTGCGGAATAATTTCTGATCTTGTCCAGTACCTCGACGATGGAAGTCGGATCCGGCGGTTCTCCGATTTGCACGAAAGCGCCCATTCTATATCCTTTCCAACGATCGGATTGATTGGATACTACGCACACGGGAATTCTTCTGGATTCGCTCCTTTGTTTCAACGCGTCCAAAACGATCCAGTTGTCCAGCTCTCCGCTTTGTAGATCCAAAAAAATCCCGCAGATCGAGGGAGAACGCAACAGATCGCGACCGCTTTCCCAGTCCGGGCAAACGATCGCTTTCCAACCTCTCTCGGAAACGGATTCGAAGAGTAGACTCGCACTGGATTCCTTATCGCAGAAAATCAGAATTTCTGAATCCGTTTCCACAAGGGATTTCTCCTCCGAAAGGACGGATATTCCCGCAGAACTCGCCTTGGCCGAAGGAATCGTGTTGGAAAAGCCGTCGGAAATTCCCTTTTTATCCTTTTCTCCGACTCTTCCATGCCGAGCCCAGACGTCTTCCGGCTTCAGATATTCGGATTCGTTAAACCCTTCGTCGGATGGGAAGTATTCTACCGGAAGATAAAGGGTAAATGTACTTCCGACTCCGGCTTGACTGGTCAATTTCAGCTCTCCTCCAAGGAGCTTCGTGATTTCCTTGCTGATGGAAAGTCCCAACCCGGTACCTCCGTATTTCCGGCTAGTGCTTCCATCCGCTTGGCGGAATGCTTCGAATATGACGCTCTGTTTTTCCGCCGGGATTCCTATCCCGGTATCGATCACGGAAAAAGCGATCCTGGTCTCCGCCGTATGGACGTAGGAGAATTTTCTTCCCACTTTGGAAGGAAAGATTCGAAGAGTTACGCTTCCTTTAGGAGTGAACTTGAAGGCGTTCGAGAGCAAATTCCTTAAGATTTGTTGCAGCTTATGCAAGTCCGTAATCATTCCGTTGGGTAATTCGGAATTCAGATCCACCTGAAATTCCAAACCGCGATTCTTCGCGGTTTCCCGGAAAGAACGCTCGAGATAGTCCGCCAATCCCATAAAGGAAACGGTATCCAAATCCACGCTCATCTTACCGGACTCTATCTTAGAAAGGTCCAGAATATCGTTGATGAGCTGTAACAAATCGTTTCCCGAAGCATTGATCGTACGGGCAAATTCGATCTGTTTTGTGGACAGACTCTCCGACTCGTTGTCGGAAAGCAATTTGGACAGGATGAGTATGTTATTCAAAGGAGTCCTAAGCTCGTGGGACATGTTCGCCAAAAATTCGGATTTGTACCGGGAAGTCAGCGCCAACTGCCTGGCTTTTTCTTCCAAGGAGAAACGGGCTTGCTCCACCTCGCTGTTCTTTTGCTCCACTTCGTCGTTTTGATTCGCGAGAAGTCTGGCTTTCTCCTCCAATTCCTCGTTTTTCTCCTGGAGTTTTTCCCTTTGTTCTTTTAAAAGATCTTCCGAAGCCTTCAGGGATTTTGCCTGGTCCTCCAATCGGGCATTCGTGTTGGTCAATTCCTGTTGACGTCCCTGCAATTCCTCGGTCAAA
The genomic region above belongs to Leptospira fletcheri and contains:
- a CDS encoding ATP-binding response regulator, giving the protein MKKWPQILIVEDENIVARDLKHRLMNIGYKPPIIATKGAEAVRIAKEVRPDIMIFDIMLSNSVIDGIEAAAEIRSEIDVPLIYLTAYADDYSVIRSKATEPYGYILKPFQTRELHIAIEMALYKHSMDQELKRQQSMLSSILDSIPEGLIATDLEGNVTFMNPYSEKLTGWTSLEGKGRNVRELFQLVSTVEKDISLDPISSLLSGNGSRIYFKNVILVNRQGKRKWVDCVTKTILQENKISGILFLFQSMTD
- a CDS encoding histidine kinase dimerization/phosphoacceptor domain -containing protein, with translation MDSNHKVDILVVDDNPENLRILEHIFANLEVRIVKAQSGVEALKALLEPDDFALIFMDVRMPGLDGFEVASLIRQREKCAHIPIIFLTAYGGSETGMFKGYSLGAVDFLVKPIAPEILRSKVSVFVELYKKNKMLAYQEEMLRQSRDQLELRVKERTRELHRVNEELVKEIAERTRAESALKVSLREKEILLREIHHRVKNNLQVVSSILSLQGNYITDRKSYEIFEDSQFRIRSIALIHELLYQNEDLARMNFRQYLNNLVSNLLRTYRIDSRISFEIDADQVFLSLDSAIHCGLIVTELVTNSLKYGFKEQDSGKVSIQMKALENESYIMTVADDGVGFPQDVDFKKTDSLGLQLVNALAEQIEGTLTLDREGGTKFRLEFRDKGKAVE
- a CDS encoding LIC10906 family membrane protein; translated protein: MSIIASDNVVALNLCAALFFVAFGALILIPTPRRAVQIQFGMMTTFMGFWFSSFILREVVPYSWLNALINLGLAASIPAPFLIYLISLSYNSKSYKPNWKWLAPHLVLISFFLEESLRLNVLTLISNPGESVRFTGTFVYPGILLHSLLLFVIAIYKFGRNAIHSRGKTRASSVLLLLGLLPPILAVGWYIWINPTRYGIFSGEQAAIGSILGIFIWTVAIVNCNAFKLRTFSVYEPELPHFVRLTKPIYGFFYKLTDPADYEVQDHARKRRLTMSMIAHDYRLGEAMDLPYRERADILVKIFGKHFK
- a CDS encoding LBL_2463 family protein — its product is MFISQEIEREESPAGVSMYWKNESLECWKVNAWSGAPLISRIKEFLKKANEEVGNQDSEWRTFDLDPWSVWFAMMKGEEIFSVMRVVEKRPNNLIPLEIGVIHGSEPRRYAVLDRNVADWNSVAFLRTPRGSYAAFLNCGCVADYCVKRNYSRVFGMYSPFRKGIERVYLASGAIHCVEYPGPIYFPNFLCNGELVLFKTIEIPKKSLLEIASFINLNKAQACQLLHRIMSSH